In a single window of the Pithys albifrons albifrons isolate INPA30051 chromosome 19, PitAlb_v1, whole genome shotgun sequence genome:
- the BTBD17 gene encoding BTB/POZ domain-containing protein 17, translating into MARLTGARPVAARRWGCAAAFLLLLLTVQAAQKADLSGDTTAATINHSLTLLQRLQELLQNGNGSDSVLRVRSAASDEAKVFHTHQLLLSLQSEVFESLLRNQSVITLHEPPETAALFEKFIRYLYCGGVSILLHQAIPLHQLASKYRVWGLQRGVAEYMRSHLASESSQGHVVGWYHYAVRVGDTALQESCLQFLAWNLSAVLGSAEWGSVSVELLLLLLERSDLVLHSELELYTAVEGWLSRRQPEAPVAERVLRSIRYPMIAPSQLFRLQVQSAVLARHRGAVQDLLFQAFQFHAASPLHFAKYFDVNCSMFLPRNYLAPSWGSQWVITNPARDDRSTSFQTQLGPSSHDAGKRVTWNVLFSPRWLPVSLRPVYSDSVSGAIQPVRIEDGRPRLVITPAMSSPDFAGVSFQKTVLVGVRQQGRVLVKHAYSFHQSSDEAPDFLVHADLQKRTSEYLIDNSLHLHIIIKPVYHSLIKVKK; encoded by the exons ATGGCCAGGCTGACGGGCGCCCGGCCCGTGGCCGCCCGGCGCTGGGGCTGCGCCGccgccttcctcctcctcctcctcaccgTGCAAGCCG CCCAAAAAGCCGACCTTAGCGGGGACACCACGGCTGCCACCATCAACCACTCGCTGACGCTGCTGCAgcggctgcaggagctgctgcagaacgGGAACGGCAGCGACTCGGTGCTGCGGGTGCGCTCGGCCGCCTCCGACGAGGCCAAGGTGTTCCACACtcaccagctgctgctcagcctccaGAGCGAGGTGTTCGAGAGCCTCCTGCGCAACCAGAGTGTCATCACCCTGCACGAGCCGCCCGAGACCGCCGCGCTCTTTGAGAAGTTCATCAG GTACCTGTACTGCGGGGGGGTGTCCATCCTGCTGCACCAGGCCATCCCCCTACACCAACTGGCCAGCAAGTACCGGGTGTGGGGGTTGCAGCGCGGCGTGGCCGAGTACATGAGGAGCCACCTGGCCAGCGAGTCGAGCCAGGGCCACGTGGTGGGCTGGTACCACTATGCCGTGCGCGTTGGGGACACGGCACTGCAGGAGAGCTGCCTCCAGTTCCTGGCCTGGAACCTGTCGGCGGTGCTGGGCAGCGCCGAGTGGGGCTCGGTGAgcgtggagctgctgctgctgctgctggagcgCTCCGACCTGGTGCTGCACAGTGAGCTGGAGCTCTACACCGCCGTGGAGGGCTGGCTGAGCCGCCGGCAGCCCGAGGCGCCCGTGGCCGAGCGGGTGCTGCGCTCCATCCGCTACCCCATGATCGCGCCCAGCCAGCTGTTCCGGCTGCAGGTGCAATCGGCGGTGCTGGCGCGGCACCGCGGCGCGGTGCAGGACCTGCTCTTCCAGGCTTTCCAGTTCCACGCTGCCTCCCCACTCCACTTCGCCAAGTACTTCGATGTCAACTGCAGCATGTTCCTGCCCCGCAACTACCTCGCGCCCAGCTGGGGCTCCCAGTGGGTCATCACCAACCCGGCGCGGGATGACCGCAGCACCAGCTTCCAGACCCAGCTGGGCCCCAGCAGCCATGACGCCGGCAAGAGGGTGACCTGGAACGTGCTGTTCTCGCCGCGCTGGCTGCCCGTCAGCCTGCGCCCCGTCTACTCGGACTCGGTGTCGGGCGCCATCCAGCCCGTGCGCATCGAGGACGGGCGCCCGCGGCTCGTCATCACCCCGGCCATGAGCAGCCCTGACTTTGCCGGGGTCAGCTTCCAGAAGACGGTGCTGGTGGGCGTGCGGCAGCAGGGCCGGGTGCTGGTGAAACACGCCTACAGCTTCCACCAGAGCTCGGACGAGGCGCCCGATTTCCTGGTGCACGCCGACCTGCAGAAACGCACCTCCGAGTACCTCATCGACAACTCCCTACACCTCCACATCATCATCAAACCCGTCTACCACTCCCTCATCAAGGTGAAGAAGTAA
- the DNAI2 gene encoding dynein axonemal intermediate chain 2, whose protein sequence is MEIKLEYTRKRSEFGRPCSFSDLPGEVTVDIPPDPSLAAEFIPQDPVTVALQHGPVMAVHEVNTERVEVTSQGVNHVEGGWPKHIDPRNSDMTTRFREEVERDDVYTRAILHLGTLMEHCIRQNNAIDIYEEYFEEDEEQEEEEIPSAKTVSVLRDPNEVRRMATHLSWHPDACKELAVAYCSLDFQDKRSDMSFDSYIWDLGNPYKPELTLMLSSPAVTLEYNPKDWHHVLGGCYNGQIVYWDTRKGGLTVEVTPMGLSHRDPVYGASWLPSRTGTECFSASTDGQVLWWDIRKLSQPSDRLILDITREDQLKNALGAISLNFSLSMPTKFLVGTEQGSIINCNRDAKTPTEKIANVFRGHIGAVYAVARSPFYPKVFLSVGDWTARIWSEEILDSSSIMETKCHVPYLLDGCWSPVKPAVFFTARSDGTLDVWDFLFHQKNPSLSLKVSNEPLFSLCPQDNGRIIGCGTKQGTVTLVEISSGLCTLRKNEKSLASTMFEREARREKALLDKQRELQVREQLLAQAKGREEKEDPQEVFKQTRTEFFSIIQAEKRRRGDAEPEKDEEEAAVQE, encoded by the exons ATGGAGATCAAGCTGGAGTACACTCGGAAGCGCAGCGAGTTCGGGCGGCCCTGCAGCTTCTCGGACCTGCCCGGGGAGGTGACCGTGGACATCCCACCAGACCCCAGCCTGGCCGCAGAGTTCATCCCACAGGACCCCGTGACCGTGGCCCTGCAGCATGGGCCTGTCATGGCTGTGCACGAG GTGAACACGGAGCGGGTTGAGGTGACATCCCAGGGGGTGAACCACGTGGAGGGCGGGTGGCCCAAGCACATCGACCCCCGGAACTCTGACATGACCACCCGCTtcagggaggaggtggagagGGATGACGTCTACACCAGAGCCATCCTGCACCTCGGCACC CTGATGGAGCACTGCATCAGGCAGAACAATGCCATTGACATCTACGAGGAATATTttgaggaggatgaggagcaagaggaagaggagatcCCCTCTGCCAAAACCGTCAGTGTCCTCAG GGACCCAAACGAGGTCAGGAGGATGGCCACGCACCTCTCCTGGCACCCTGACGCCTGCAAGGAACTGGCCGTGGCTTATTGCAGCCTGGACTTCCAGGACAAGAGGAGTGACATGAGCTTTGATTCCTACATCTGGGATCTGG GAAACCCCTACAAGCCAGAGCTCACCCTCATGCTCTCATCCCCTGCGGTGACCCTGGAATACAATCCCAAGGACTGGCATCACGTGCTGGGAGGCTGCTACAACGGGCAAATAG tgTACTGGgacaccaggaaaggggggctGACCGTGGAGGTGACCCCTATGGGGCTCAGCCACAGGGACCCCGTGTACGGAGCAAGCTGGCTGCCCTCCAGAACAGGCACCGAGTGTTTCTCAGCCTCCACCGATGGGCAG GTCCTGTGGTGGGACATCCGCAAGCTGTCACAGCCCAGCGACAGGCTGATCTTGGACATCACCCGGGAAGACCAGCTGAAGAATGCTCTGGGTGCCATCTCCCTGAACTTCTCACTCTCCATG CCCACCAAGTTcctggtgggcacagagcagggcagtaTCATCAACTGCAACCGCGATGCCAAGACCCCCACGGAGAAAATCGCCAATGTTTTCAGGGGCCACATTGGGGCTGTTTACGCCGTGGCCAGGAGCCCCTTCTACCCCAAAGTCTTCCTGTCAGTCGGGGACTGGACTGCTCGGATCTGGTCAGAGGAGATCCTGGATTCATCATCAATTATGGAGACCAA atGCCATGTTCCCTACCTGCTGGATGGGTGCTGGAGCCCCGTGAAGCCGGCCGTGTTCTTCACTGCCAGGTCAGATGGGACCCTGGACGTCTGGGACTTCCTTTTCCACCAGAAGAACCCTTCCCTCAGCCTCAAG gtgaGCAACGAGCCCCTCTTCAGCCTGTGCCCGCAGGACAACGGGCGCATCATTGGCTGTGGCACCAAGCAAGGCACTGTCACCCTCGTGGAGATCTCCTCAGGGCTCTGCACCCTCCGGAAGAATGAGAAGTCCCTGGCCTCCACG ATGTTCGAGCGGGAGGCACGGCGGGAGAAGGCCCTGCTGGACAAACAGCGGGAGCTGCAGGTgcgggagcagctcctggcacaaGCCAAGGGGcgagaggagaaggaggatcCCCAGGAGGTGTTCAAGCAGACCCGCACGGAATTCTTCTCCATCATCCAGGCAGAGAAGCGGAGGAGGGGAGACGCAGAGCCTGAAAAG GATGAAGAGGAGGCAGCTGTGCAGGaatag